TCGAACGCATCGGACCGTGTGCCGCGACCCGGCCCCTGCGACCGGCTGGGGCGCGCCGCCCGGGCCCGACCCGATGCGCCGCGACCTCCCAAGCTCGGTCCCCACCGTCAGGTCGGTCGGCGGCGTCTTCCACCTGAGAGCCGGACGGGGACGGCCCCGCGTGGCCGCGGTGGGCGACCTGCACGCGCACATAGCGCCGGCCCCGGCCCTCCCGGGGCGCACGGCGGTCGACCTGCCGATCGCCGCGCCCGGGCCGTTCCGGGGGCGCGGCTGCGTCGCGCCCGGCGCGACCTCTCGTTCGAGCCGCAACGGCCGGCACGCACCCGAGGCGATGGCCTCGCGTTCGCCTCGGGGGTCTACCTCTACACCGCCTGCTGCGTGGTGGCAAACGAGTTCTACGCCTCCGGGATAGCGAGGATGGCCGGGCAGGCGGGGCACCCCGTGGACCGGGCGTGGGTGGCCCTGCGCCTGGCCCACCCACTTCGTCGCGGCGTCGGCCCTCTCGCTGCTCGTCGGCCTCGAGCGCCCGGGGCCAGGAGGGGAGGCGGGGCGCGGGCGCATGGCGCTTCGCGCGGCGGGGTGCGCGGCCCTGGTCGCCCTCATGCTCCGAGGCATCGCCGAGCACTACAGCTACTACAGCTTCCTCCCCCGCCTCCAGACGGCCACCATCTACCTCTGCGCCCTCTGCCTGGTCGGCGCCGCCCTCGAGCGCGCGGGCTCGGGGCTGGAGGCCTCCCGCGCGGCCCAGGAGGGGGACGTCGGGTAGGCGGGGCCTGGGGCAAGCCCGGCCCCGGTCCCCGCGCCCCTACGGCGACGCCGTGGCCGCCTGCGGCGACACCAGCGACCTCCAGGCCTCGGGGGCCGTGTAGGTGTCCGCCACCCCCCGGCGAGAGGACGAGAGCTCGCCTGTCGTGAGCCACCTCTTGTCCCTCTCGGAGTGCCACCCCCAGCCGCCCACGCCCGCGGGGAGCGAGGTGTGCATGTCGGTGGAGAGGACGTTCCCGCAGCGCTCCCCGACCGCCAGGGAGGAGAGCGACGAACAGCCCCAGAACATCCCCCACATGCCCCCGACCCCGGAGGTGTCCCAGCCGGAGAGGTCGAGGGAGGGGAGCGAGGCGCAGCCGCAGAACATGCCGCTCATGCCGGTGACCTTCGAGGTGTCGAGGTGGGATGTGTCGAGTGAGGCGAGCGAGGCGCAGTCGCAGAACATGTATCCCATGCCGATGACCCGCGAGGTGTCCCAGCCCGAGAGGTCGAGGGAGGCGAGCGAGGAGCACCCGGAGAACATGCCGCTCATGTCCGTAACCTGCGAGGTGTCGAAGTGGGAGAGATCGAGGGAGGTGAGCGACGAGCATCCGCAGAACATGCGACCCATGTCCGTGACCATCGAGGTGTCGAAGTGGGAGAGGTCGAGCGACGTGAGCGAGCAGCAGCCGTCGAACATGTATCCCATGTCGGTGACCATCGATGTGTCCCAGCCCGAGAGGTCGACGGAGGAGAGCGACGAGCAGCCGGAGAACATGCCCCACATGTCCGTGACCCGTGAGGTGTCCCAGCCGGAGAGGTCGAGGGAGGCGAGCGACGAGCACCCGAGGAACATGTCCCCCATGTTTGTGACCTGTGAGGTGTCCCAGCCGGAGAGGTCGAGGGACCGGAGCGACGAGCACGCGAAGAACATGTCCCCCATGTTTGTGACCTGTGAGGTGTCGAGGCCCGAGAGGTCGAGGGCCTCCATCGCGTACAGGCCCCCGAAGAGGTAGCCTGAGTCCGCAGGCGCCAGGACGCCCTCCTCGACGGTCACCGACTTGACGGCGTGCCGGAGGTCTTCGTCGGGCAGCGCGTCGCGGACGCGGGCCATCTCCCCAGACACCCCGTCCGTGGGACGGATGGTGAGCGTGCCGGTCCACGTGTCGAGCTCGTAGGAGCAGCCGGCGCCGATGGCGCCGACCCTCGGTGCCTCGCGGGGCGGCGCCGTGGCCAGCATGAGCGCGAACGCCAGGCAGGCGGCGAGAGTCACCAGGCGTAGCGCCGTGATGCCCGTGTGGCCGTGGGTGGTCCTCCGGTCTTTCCGTGCGCCGGGGTCTTGGGGTGCCTGTTCCTCCATGGTCCCTCCTCCGTCTCCCTCGTGGGGTCCGCCACGTGCCCAGTATATGCTATGCGGGCCCTCGGGCTGCCGGATGGCCCCGAGCCGCGCCGTGCGTGCCACTCGGCGTCACCGGTTGGCACGCGCGTCGCGCACTCGGCGTTACCGAGTGGCGTGGCCGAGCCCGTGGTCCCGGTGCCCGATCGACGCCGCTACGGTGTCGCGGAGACGGGTGACATGCGGGTGCGTGGGGCGCTCCCGAAGGGTCGTCCGCCACCCTCGACGGGGTTGCGGGTGGGGTCCGGAGCGACAACCGGGGGCATTGCTGGCCCATCCGTGGGAAGTGACGTATGATGGTGCGGTAGGGCGACACGGCCGTGCGGTAAGGCGCGCGGGCCGGAGGGAGGAGGACACATGGGCGGGAGCGGCGGCGTGGCCTGCAGGGTCGGGAGGGCGCTCGTGCTGCTGGGGGCGGTCCTCCTCCTGGTGGGGGACGTGCTTCGATTCGTGGGGTATGTCATCCCCACCTTTCCTGAGGTCCTCGCCGACGTGCGGCTCTGGGGGCTCGAGGGGGCGCTCTCGGGGGAGAGGGACTCCATAAAGGCGTACATTCTGCTAGGGGAGGTGCTCACAGACGCCTACCCGCTCTGCGCGGCCGCCTTGGCGCTCCTGTGGCTGAGGAGGGGCAGGGTGAGCGCCCTGGGTCCCCTCGCGGTGCACATCCTCGGTTTCTCACTCGCCTGCATCCGTGATTGCTCCCCCACGCGGGTCTGGTGGTTCCCCATGACCCTCGGGGTGGTCGCGCTCCTCGCGGGGGCCGCACTCCTGGCGGAGCGGCACCCAGGTGGCGGCAGCGTGCCGTCGCGCTACGGCAGGGCCGCTGGCGACGTCGCGACGCTGGGCCTCGCGTTCGTCTCGGGGATCTACCTCTACACTGTCTGCACTGCGGTGTGCTACGAGTTCTACGCCTCCGGGATGACGAAGCTTGCCGTGCAGGTGGGGCATGTCGTGGACCGGACGTGGGTGGTCCTGCGCCTGGCCCACTTCCTCGCGGCGTCGGCCCTGGCGCTGCTCGTCGGCCTCGAGCGCCCGGGACCAGGCGGGGAGGCGGGGTGGCGCGGGCGCATGGCCCTTCGAGCGGCGGAGTGCGCGGCTCTGGTCGCCCTCATGCTCCGAGGCATCGCCGAGCACTACCGCTACTACGGCTTCCTCCCCCGTGTCCAGCAGGTCACCATCTGCCTCTGCGCCCTCTGTCTGGTCGGCGCCGCCCTCGAGCGCGTGGGCGCGAGGCTTGACGGGGACGTAGGACGGAGGATGGTTGGGAATGACAGCGACGGGGCTGGTGGTCGGGCTGAGAGTGGCAGCCCGGGAAACGCTGGTGCGGACGAGTCCGGGGCCTGATGTAGGCATTGGGGGCCAATCGACTGCGTGCGCGCCTCGGCCCAGTGTCCCCATGGCGACGGTGGGTCTACCTGCGGACTGTGCGGCACCACTCAATCCGCATTCGGCCAATCGGCCGATTGCTCGCCTGTCGGTCTGTGTGTCGCACGTGCACGCTCGCGCCTCTCTCGCGTGTCGCACCCAAATGTTTCGAGTAGGCTACCGAATATGACTTGACTGCAAGGAAACGTCCACATAGGTTATTATCTTCCTATAGAGAACGAGAGGGTGTCAGCGGCACAGGTTGTAGACGCCCTCAGGACACGCCATACGGACCAATCCATTGGATGGGAGGGAAGCATGAAACTGAACAACGCACAGCTTGCAGGCTCCTCCCGACGCCAGGGTCGACGAATCTCGCTGCGACGCCAGCGCGTGTAGCTTCGGTCCCCTGAGGAAGACTTACACCCTCACCACGACAGACGGACTGATTCGGCACCCGGCATCGCCGGGGCCTTTCTTTTACCTAGGTGTCGCAGCTCCATCTGACCTTTCGCTAATCCACACCTACGTAACCCACATCAAGAAGGTAGGACATCATGGCAAACGTATATGAAAACGTACATGGCAACGCCAAGGAGAAGGTCGTACTTGCATACTCCGGTGGCCTCGACACCTCGGTCATGGTCAAGTGGCTACAGCTCGAGAAGGGTCTCGACGTGGTAGCCATCTGCGGAAACGTCGGCCAGGACGCGGAGGACCTCGCCTGGGTCGAGAAGAAGGCCTATGACATGGGCGCGGTCTACTCCCAGGCGCTCGACATGCGCGAGGAGTACGCCGAGGATTTTCTGACCAAGGCCATCGCGGCCAACGGCCTCTACGAGGACAGCTACCCGCTGCTCTCGGCACTCTCGCGTCCGCTGATCGTTAGCAAGCTCGTTGACATCGCGCACAAGACCGGCGCCTCCTACATCGCCCATGGCTGCACCGGCAAGGGCAACGACCAGGTACGCTTCGAGACCTGCATCCATGCCCTTGACCCCAAGCTCAAGATCCTCGCCCCCGTGCGCGAGTGGGACCTCCTTACCCGCGAGCAGGAGATGGAGTGGGCCAAGGCCCACGGCGTGCCCGTTCCCACCACTGCGGCGAAGCCCTACTCCATCGACGACAACCTCTGGGGTCGCGCCATCGAGTGCGGCGTCCTCGAGGACCCCTGGATGGAGCCGCCTGCGGACATCTGGACGATGACCGCCTCCGCAGAGGACGCCCCCGACACGCCCGAGGAGATCGTCCTTGGCTTCGAGCAGGGTAAGCCCGTCTCGCTGAACGGCGAGCAGATGGACCTGCTCCCGCTCATCATCAAGATGAACGAGATCTGCGGCAAGCACGGCTACGGTCGCCTCGACATGATCGAGGATCGCGTCGTGGGTCTCAAGAGCCACGAGTGCTACGAGTGTCCGGCGTCGCTGGCTCTCATCACCATGCACCACGCCCTCGAGACCCTCTGCCTCGATG
The DNA window shown above is from Olsenella sp. oral taxon 807 and carries:
- a CDS encoding GyrI-like domain-containing protein, with protein sequence MPRSMRATRAAHPAARSAMRPRPASPPGPGRSRPTSSERADAATKWVGQAQGHPRPVHGVPRLPGHPRYPGGVELVCHHAAGGVEVDPRGEREAIASGACRPLRLEREVAPGATQPRPRNGPGAAIGRSTAVRPGRAGAGAMCACRSPTAATRGRPRPALRWKTPPTDLTVGTELGRSRRIGSGPGGAPQPVAGAGSRHTVRCVRWNGDIRQKFIILGVPHPPARLRGPEAFEHICSLVIDKKPELASAVEHGNLRLVRFSEGTCAQIMHKGPYDDEPATIAKLSSFVADQNLRLDIGNASGSDPQDILGFLDCDGVIPRICLHHEIYLGDPRRMKPENLKTVIRHPIA
- a CDS encoding BspA family leucine-rich repeat surface protein, whose translation is MEEQAPQDPGARKDRRTTHGHTGITALRLVTLAACLAFALMLATAPPREAPRVGAIGAGCSYELDTWTGTLTIRPTDGVSGEMARVRDALPDEDLRHAVKSVTVEEGVLAPADSGYLFGGLYAMEALDLSGLDTSQVTNMGDMFFACSSLRSLDLSGWDTSQVTNMGDMFLGCSSLASLDLSGWDTSRVTDMWGMFSGCSSLSSVDLSGWDTSMVTDMGYMFDGCCSLTSLDLSHFDTSMVTDMGRMFCGCSSLTSLDLSHFDTSQVTDMSGMFSGCSSLASLDLSGWDTSRVIGMGYMFCDCASLASLDTSHLDTSKVTGMSGMFCGCASLPSLDLSGWDTSGVGGMWGMFWGCSSLSSLAVGERCGNVLSTDMHTSLPAGVGGWGWHSERDKRWLTTGELSSSRRGVADTYTAPEAWRSLVSPQAATASP
- a CDS encoding argininosuccinate synthase, which encodes MANVYENVHGNAKEKVVLAYSGGLDTSVMVKWLQLEKGLDVVAICGNVGQDAEDLAWVEKKAYDMGAVYSQALDMREEYAEDFLTKAIAANGLYEDSYPLLSALSRPLIVSKLVDIAHKTGASYIAHGCTGKGNDQVRFETCIHALDPKLKILAPVREWDLLTREQEMEWAKAHGVPVPTTAAKPYSIDDNLWGRAIECGVLEDPWMEPPADIWTMTASAEDAPDTPEEIVLGFEQGKPVSLNGEQMDLLPLIIKMNEICGKHGYGRLDMIEDRVVGLKSHECYECPASLALITMHHALETLCLDADTLQYKHLIDQQWATVVYDGLWFSQLKEALDAFCASTQAFVSGEVKARLYKGSLTVTGRRSAYSLYDFNLATYGVGDSFDRSASKGFIDLHSLPSKTWSGVQGPAARLGGEASEGDGPAFVVADSLSA